The DNA segment CAGGTCATCTGGCGTCCGGGTGTTAGGAAAGCATCAATGTCAGACAAACTCAGAGAGACACGGGcagacactcacactcacatgaGACCGTGACACTGAAACACAATGTTGACCTTTGTTGTGGAAAGTTATTACCACTTGACTTTCACAGGACTTCATCTGCTACTGATACCTGTTGTAGTGCAATGGGTGGTACAACTTCAAAGGAAAAGACAGTGGACAGATTGAAGTACTTATTATATTTCCCAAAATTACCATTACAAGCATCGGCATGAATGAACATATCGGAGATGCAGTACGAACTGTAcactaaaattatttttattcccATTAGTAAACATTTGATTCGTGATCAAGAATCACTGTCTGTTGCATCTCGACTAACAATATAATTTCAGTATTCAACTCATTTCATTTTTGTCAGTTATTGTGCCATGGAGGTATGTGTCTCTGACAGTGACACAAACAGTGTACCTACACTACACGTTACAGTGTATTAATCTGTGGTGGAACAGGGACATATATTCACTTTCAGAGGCACAGGTACAGAATGTGAGAGGATGAGAAACATCTGTCAATGTCTGGAGTTTTAAAGACGCAATGAATACACCTGAGAAactgagagaagaagaagaagaaaaaaaacatggccACCCTAAGAATAAAAAACAACTCCCAGGACTACAAGTCCCAGAAGCACCGTTCTTCTGCAACGGCTCTTCCTGCATCCTGACAGCCGAGCGTCAGTGTAGTCTCCAACAAGCCCCACCCCGAAAcctttcccagcatgcaccttgAAAAGAAGTCTGTCAAAGAGGAGAAAAACGGAATCCACCTAAATGGGCTCGTCAGACTCCTCCTCGCTGTCccgttcctcctctttctcctcctccggcacagaatggagggatgagagagtgaAGACAGGGCTGGcaggagtggaggtggagggggtagagggggagaaggTTTCCAGGGGAGGAGAGTCTATCTCAGGGCCGTCGCTCCGGACGCTTCCCTGGGGTGAGGGCCCACACTCCGTACCTCCACTGGAGGAGCCTCCTTTTCTTCCCGGCTCCTCcttggtctccctcctcccgccctcctgggcctccctcctgctcccctcgccccacagctccctctcccgggtgggcgaggagggggtggatggcGGGGGCTGGTGCTTCTTTGCCTTCCTGCTGGCGTCTCGGAAACTGGCCAGCGGGGGGCGCAACCTCACCCCGCTCCGGGTTGAGCCCTCGATGGCCTTCTGCagctgggagggagatggacacggaaggagagggggaagatggaggggaaggaggagaggaggacaaagatTGAACTAGTCAGACTGAGGGTTCGGGAGCAGATCGACAAGTCTGCTCGGTTGTTGGTTGAGATACGTGCTGAGAGGGATGGATGCTGATTAAGCACACTGCGATGGCATGAATCACGGCACGACTCGAGCATGACACAGACGGTTAGCGAAGCTAGCCAAGGCCCACGTAACAACTGTGAGCTCGCCAGGACTCTGTGATGTCTTGTTTCAGGAACAGACAGATGACACAGAGCAATGcttacacatacagacagagacagacagagagagagagagggtgacctCACCTCATTCAATGCCACAACACCCACCAGTTTCCCAATGCTGGTGACATAGGCATTACTGAGACCAAGCAGTGAGAAGAGGGTGtgggtctgagagagagagagagagagagagagagagagagagagagagagagggagagagagagagagagagagagagagagagagagagagagagagagagagagagagagagagagagagagagggagagagagagagagagagagagagagagagggagagagggagagagagagacacacacaaaaaaacattactGACGATACTAATCAATGtcctgtaaaaatgtcattatgtTGTGAGTCAGCTGTCCAGACACCATCCACCATTTCTAGTTTCACTTCAGCCTCTGAAGAAACCGCCAAGCGGGCACAGCTGGTGTCGTACGTATGGTTACTGGTGTTGCGTTTTGACAGCTGTTGTCATACAGTAGGCATGGTTACTGGTGTTGCGTTTTGACAGCTGTTGTCATACAGTAGGCATGGTTACTGGTGTTGCGTTTTGACAGCTGTTGTCATACAGTAGGCATGGTTACTGGTGTTGCGTTTTGACAGCTGTTGTCATACAGTAGGCGTGGTTACTGGTGTTGCGTTTTGACAGCTGTTGTCATACAGTAGGCATGGTTACTGGTGTTGCGTTTTGACAGCTGTTGTCATACAGTAGGCATGGTTACTGGTGTTGCGTTTTGACAGCTGTTGTCATACAGTAGGCGTGGTTACTGGTGTTGCGTTTTGACAGCTGTTGTCATACAGTAGGCATGGTTACTGATGTTGCGTTTTGACAGCTGTTGTCATACAGTAGGCGTGGTTACTGGTGTTGCGTTTTGACAGCTGTTGTCATACAGTAGGCATGGTTACTGGTGTTGCGTTTTGACAGCTGTTGTCATACAGTAGGCATGGTTACTGGTGTTGCGTTTTGACAGCTGTTGTCATACAGTAGGCATGGTTACTGGTGTTGCGTTTTGACAGCTGTTGTAATACAGTAGGCATGGTTACAGGTGTTtggttggtggtggtgttgtcACGGGTGCGAATACTTCTGTGTGACACCTTGTGTAAGGACGTCCTTTCCACCAGCTGAAAGGGGGAGGGATCTACGCGTATCTGATCCACATCGATTGGTTTGTCCAGCTCTGCTTCCTCCCAGACTTTGATCTGTGTTGGCCAATCACAGTGCAGATGTGGAGTGATTGACACCAAAATGTACAACATGCTGTCTACGGTTATCCACTGAAACATGTAATGGCTGGCTTGTTATAGATAGTCAGTCAATACGATATTTTACCTCCTCTTGGGACATGGTGTCAGTATGGGGAGCGGGTGACTcctagagaaagagggggaggagtgggggaggagtaggagagagagagagagctgtcagGTTTACAGATTTATGTCAATcatctgccccctggtggttcTAAGGCTCCATAACAGGGTGAGAAATCACTTTCAAATCATCGTGATTTTGTGTATCGCATCATACACCGGATCAAAACACCAGTTATGTAAGTTCACGCACACCTGGTGGACACAAAATGTAATTGCTCCTGTGGCTGATCTAAGATTAGTTTTGCTGTTTTCCCCTCTCCATGGTTCAAATACTGAGTAGGGAATGGAGACCCTGATCATAGATCTGGAGTTAAAAGTCAGCGATGTCCAGGCTGGTACCTGAGTGTCTGTCTGGCccgaggaggaagagacagacgaGAAGAGGCGCTGGAAAGTTCTCCTCACAGACTGGAGCCTGCGCTTGTCTGAGTACAGGATATGGAAAAAGCATTAGCAGGAAATGAAGGGCGCCGAAAAGTCTGACTGAATCAGCTCTGCGAAGCCGTCCCACCTGAACCGGCGTGATTGGTGGAGAGTTCCTGCGATCGGGGGGCTCTGAGGGGCCCGTTGCATTCATCCTGGACTGGAGTGGTCTGgcaaaacaaagagagactttaactagatttacatttagtcatttagcagacgctcttatccagagcgactcacagtaagtacagggacattctccctgaggcaagtagggtgaagtgccttgcccaaggacacaacgtaattttgcacagccgggaatcgaaccggcaaccttcagattactagcccgattccctaaacgctcatccacctgactccctaattcGACTTTTATTAGATGTCGAAGATGACCAGCTCTGCACAGGTGTGTCAGCAGCCTGTCTGAGTCTAGCACCCACCTTGTCTCCGCCCCGCtcgcctccctcctcatccaccaAGGTGAACGACTCCCAGCTAGCCTTGGTGCTCGCTGACCCCTGGCCATGCTCAAAGACCCGCCTATCGGCCGACAGCCACCAATCACAGAGGGCCTGGAGCTCGGTCCTCTCGATGGAGCCCAATAGGATCATGGATTCtgagagaggatggaaggaagggggtggggaaTTTAGCACAGAGCTTAAAAGCGAGGCGTCGGGACGAGGCAGAGACTCGGTCTCACCCTTGGAGTCGACTAACGGGATGGTCTTCAGGGAGGTGGCATCTAGAAGGCGGCTCAACTCCCTGTAGGTCGaatgagaggacaggaagttcaCCTTCCGTACCATGATGTCCTCAACAAAGATGTTGTACTtgctggtgaaggagagagacgaaCAAGTGACCCGCTGGTTAATGATGAACACAGAAACTGGAGTGGCTTGAGCCAAAATGGCTTGAGCCAAAATGGCGCGCGCCAAAATGATTGAGCCATGATGGAGTCCACGGTACCTGATGTGTCCGAGGGCCAGCTCAGGCAAGTAAGGCAGCTTCTTGACCTGGATGATGGAGTCGTAGAGCGAGGGCTGCAGGCCCTGGGCCACCATGTTGGCCAGGATCACTGCCACCATCATGGGCAGGATGTGGGAGATCTGGCCTGTGAGCTCGAAGCAGATGACCGCGGTCGACACCGTGTGGGTGACCGCCCCCGTCAGGGCTGCCGCACCTGCGCACACAAAAAAGAACGTTCAAAATATCGTCCAGAATTTCGGCAGTTGGAACTTCTTTTTTCGACTTTCATGTGATCTTAAACAGTGATTAACAGGCGTGGAAAGAAACGTGCCACATAATAAATGTTGTGAACGTAAATGGGATGATTCTACTACTGTTGAGAGGGTTACCTATGACGGCGTAGCCCCCAGGGAGAATGCGGTAGACTATCCCGTCAAAAAGGATCCCATTTGGGAAAAGAGTGGCCATGATCTCGCCCACCAGACGTCCGAATGCTGCCCCTACAGGCGAGACAGGAGCATTGGAGGAGAAGACGATAGAGACTGAAGGAGCCGGCTTGGTGCCAGAGTGTAAAACTTTATATGTAGTCAGATGTGCTGCCACCCTGTCAGCCTGGATGTCTTACCTAGTATGAACACGGGCATGAAGGCACCCGAGGGGATGGGCATCGTGGTGGAAACAGCAGACATCCAGAACTAAACCACAGACATTACGAAAATGACGAGAATGTTTGCATTTAGAAAAGTCGGTTGGCATAACGGTCagggtcacacaaacacacacacaaaaaccccgATCTGAAAGCTCAGAGGGCAGACGTACCTTCATGAtgaagaagaggatgaggatgacgaACACGCTGACTTGAGGGTGGAGCCACGCGCTGGAGCGCCCCAGACCaggggggagcggggcctccaAGATTTTGGTCCAGGTGAAATTATCAAAGAGCGAGTTTATACACTCCCTGGGCATAAgctgaagaagaagagagagagagaatgagattcTCAAAGTGCCAAACGTGGCCATTGAGGCAGACTTCTTCTCATACTATCAGTGAACGACAAGTAATAACCATCACTGACCTCTCCGGCCATGAACTGTCCGAACCCTGGAGGAAACGTGATGGTGGCGATGATCAGTGTAACGGCCCCTGGGTAAATCAAACGGCtggaacgacacacacacacacacgcacacaaacacacagaccaaacacacacacacaccaaacacacacacacgcacacacaccaaacacacacacacacaccaaacacacacacacaattggaaGAGCATTAACAGGAACACCCTGCTCTTACAAACCCACTTTGTAGCGACATCACAAGTAATTGAGGCCAGTAATGGAGTTGAATGAGTTGGATTCTCATCCTGGTTCTGACTGCTAGGGTGGAACAATGACAACAGACCACAtgtgcagctctctctcccctaatgCTGAAGAGTAATGTACCCTGACTGGTCGGGTATTCAGATAAGTGAATGTCCCTATTGAATAAAAGGCAGGCAGAAAGGCTTTAAGTGTtgcagggtggagtgtgtgtgggggagatagggcaaggtgtgtgtgttggagggtggagtgtgtgtggggggatagggcaaggtgtgtgtgtgttatctcacTGCTTGGTTAGGAAGCGTGTGAGTGCGGTCTGCCGTCTCATGACCAGCACCACCTGTCGGTTCAGGTACACAAAGAACGCCCCCAGGAACCCGCATGAGATcctgaaaggagagagaggttgagagggaagcacacacacacacacacacacacacatgtaaacaccagAGTGCTGTTATCTCACCCAATAATTGCAAACGCAGGAAGCTCCTGCAAGTCAAAGGGGAAGTCCATTCGGAAGTTGGTTTTGAAGAGAGCCGTGATGGTGACTACAACATAAAGCACAACATGCTGCAAAGTCAAAACAATGATTTTATGTCAACCATCTCCTACAAGACCACATTCCGTGGCAGTACATGATTGGACACACTGATTCGTGAAAGCAGAAaagacacctgtgtgtgtgtaggtgtgtgtgtgtgtgtagtgtgtgtgtgtggtgtgtgtagctggtTTCCTGAGCCTCACCAGCGTCAGTGTTCCACACAGAGAGCACCCTGAATATGAAGGCACTGAACGTGGCAGCAAAGTAGCCTCTCCAGTAATTCCTCACTGCAAAGTAGGTAGACGTGACCTCAATACTGAACAACAcccctgtagagagagagagagagagagagagagagagagagagagagagagagagagagggagagaagagggggaatagagagagaggtaaagggagagagaggggggagagacaggtgaagggggagagagagggttgagatagagagaggtaaagagagagagggggtagagagagggtggagatagagagagataaaagggggagagagtggagaatatagagagaggtgaagggagagagagagagaggtgaagggagagatagagagagaaggaaatgtGAAGGATGAAGGGGGGCagcaaaagagggagagaacaagagaaaatgagggagaggaagatggagcaggggagagaaattTGAGTTAAGTAAGCAGAATGAGACCAGAGGCACTTCAATCTAGGGGTGTAATTATACACAACAGGAGAAGTACTCatttagtacacacacacccgcacacacacacacccgcacacaaacAACCCCCCTCACAGAGAGATAATCAGTGTGCAAGTAAAATAAACAGAAGAGCTCGTCAGTGACATGACTCTGGGCAAGATGAAACGAgaagataaaaaaaacaatatttaaGCACGAGAGAAAAGTCTTGCTTTCATGTCGCCAAGCATGTTTGTTTCTTGGTGCTTCTATTTTGGGATGAGTTGGCAGAATCTTGTGGATTTTAAATTGAGAGACTGAGGGCCGCAGCTTAATCTGCGCCTTTGCCCAACCGCAAATAGCGCACAGTGTATTTCCGCATTTTGTGTGGTATTTATCAAACCAGATCCTCGTCGGGCAATCAGCGCCTTACTCCGCCCTTTAGTGTTAATTAGCGCGCCGTTAAAAGACGGGAGACATCGCCTGCATGTTACTGCCACCATGGGTGAttcgaggaaaagaaaaagaaggttcAGCGAACAGGAGATTGAAATATTGGTTCACGAAGTTACAGCTAACATAAACATGTCACAAGGAAGAAAtatacctctcctcccatctctttgcgGCACACGCCCACTTTCCCGTATACCCTTATACTCATGTGCACTGCCTTTGTAAATACGGTTTTATGTCTTTACCCGCTATTGTATGCCTGAAATGGGCGCAAtcctgttagtaaatgaggccctgagtgtgtgtgtgtgtgtgtgtggggggggggggggggggggggtggggggatgtaGGGTGAGTGtagggtggatgtagggtggatgtagggtgggtgtagggtggatgtagggtgggtgtagggtgggtgtagggtggatgtagggtgggtgtagggtggatgtagggtgggtgtagggtggatgtagggtgggtgtagggtgggtgtagggtggatgtagggtgggtgtagggtggatgtagggtgggtgtagggtgggtgtagggtgggtgtagggtggatgtagggtgggtgtagggtgggtgtagggtggatgtagggtgggtgtagggtggggtgtagggtggatgtagggtgggtgtagggtgggtgtagggtggatgtagggtgggtgtagggtgggtgtagggtgggtgtagggtggatgtagggtgggtgtagggtggatgtagggtggatgtagggtgggtgtagggtggatatagggtggatgtagggtgggtgtagggtgggtgtagggtggatgtagggtgggtgtagggtgggtgtagggtgggtgtagggtggatgtagggtgggtgtagggtgggtgtagggtggatgtagggtgggtgtagggtgggtgtagggtgggtgtagggtggatgtagggtgggtgtagggtgggtgtagggtggatgtagggtgggtgtagggtgggtgtagggtggatgtagggtgggtgtagggtgggtgtagggtggatgtagggtgggtgtagggtgggtgtagggtggatgtagggtggatgtagggtgggtgtagggtgggtgtagggtgggtgtagggtgggtgtagggtgggtgtagggtgggtgtagggtgggtgtagggtgggtgtagggtgggtgtagggtgggtgtagggtgggtgtagggtgggtgtagggtggatgtagggtgggtgtagggtgggtgtagggtgggtgtagggtggatgtagggtgggtgtagggtgggtgtagggtggatgtagggtgggtgtagggtgggtgtagggtgggtgtagggtggtaTGGTAGGTGGTTgggtggatgtagggtgggtgtagggtgggtgtagggtgggtgtagggtgggtgtagggtgggtgtagggtgggtgtagggtgggtgtagggtgggtgtagggtgggtgtagggtggatgtagggtgggtgtagggtgggtgtagggtggatgtagggtgggtgtagggtgggtgtagggtgggatgtagggtgggtgtagggtgggtgtagggtggatgtagggtgggtgtagggtgggtgtaggg comes from the Osmerus eperlanus chromosome 7, fOsmEpe2.1, whole genome shotgun sequence genome and includes:
- the clcn1b gene encoding LOW QUALITY PROTEIN: chloride channel protein 1 (The sequence of the model RefSeq protein was modified relative to this genomic sequence to represent the inferred CDS: inserted 2 bases in 2 codons), whose amino-acid sequence is MAADASQRKALRYQQTLLSGEYREQLGSYARREAKQLMTERQWRRQAGERTPANPRQGHGRRHQPPVTMESFLSQTSSMKKPRPYSKCQDCVARVQRYMVTKLGEDWIFLVLLGVTMALVSWSMDYASAKSLQAYTWMHGELSGNVLLQYLAWVTYPMVLVMFASLFCHLVAPQAIGSGIPELKTXLRGVVLKEYLTLKAFVAKVXGLTAGLGSGMPVGKEGPFVHIASICAAVLSQVLSIFSGVYENPYGYTDILTVGCAVGVGCCFGTPLGGVLFSIEVTSTYFAVRNYWRGYFAATFSAFIFRVLSVWNTDAVTITALFKTNFRMDFPFDLQELPAFAIIGISCGFLGAFFVYLNRQVVLVMRRQTALTRFLTKHRLIYPGAVTLIIATITFPPGFGQFMAGELMPRECINSLFDNFTWTKILEAPLPPGLGRSSAWLHPQVSVFVILILFFIMKFWMSAVSTTMPIPSGAFMPVFILGAAFGRLVGEIMATLFPNGILFDGIVYRILPGGYAVIGAAALTGAVTHTVSTAVICFELTGQISHILPMMVAVILANMVAQGLQPSLYDSIIQVKKLPYLPELALGHISKYNIFVEDIMVRKVNFLSSHSTYRELSRLLDATSLKTIPLVDSKESMILLGSIERTELQALCDWWLSADRRVFEHGQGSASTKASWESFTLVDEEGGERGGDKTTPVQDECNGPLRAPRSQELSTNHAGSDKRRLQSVRRTFQRLFSSVSSSSGQTDTQESPAPHTDTMSQEEIKVWEEAELDKPIDVDQIRVDPSPFQLVERTSLHKTHTLFSLLGLSNAYVTSIGKLVGVVALNELQKAIEGSTRSGVRLRPPLASFRDASRKAKKHQPPPSTPSSPTRERELWGEGSRREAQEGGRRETKEEPGRKGGSSSGGTECGPSPQGSVRSDGPEIDSPPLETFSPSTPSTSTPASPVFTLSSLHSVPEEEKEEERDSEEESDEPI